A single window of Mycolicibacterium madagascariense DNA harbors:
- the smc gene encoding chromosome segregation protein SMC: MHLKSLTLKGFKSFASPTTLRFEPGITCVVGPNGSGKSNVVDALTWVMGEQGAKTLRGGKMEDVIFAGTSSRAPLGRAEVTLTIDNSDNALPIEYSEVSITRRMFRDGAGEYEINGSSCRLMDVQELLSDSGIGREMHVIVGQGKLSEILESRPEDRRAFIEEAAGVLKHRKRKEKAVRKLDSMSANLNRLSDLTAELRRQLKPLGRQAEMARRAQTIQADLRDARLRLAADDLVARRNEFRDTNQAETLLRREYDEISARLDTATLELTAHDTAVSELSGRAEAAQQTWFRLSALAERVGATVRIAAERTQLLDADTDRSEGTDPEALEAEADEVAAHERLLLEELAESRHRQEEARAELSERERIATEAERAHLAAARAEADRREGLARLAGQVDTMRTRVESIDEGVARLTVAIEDAALRVEQARAEFDTVQSRVAELDAGEVGLDEQHDRTMAAQRQADARVVELQAAERGVERQVASLRARIDALAVGLDRRDGAAWLQQHGGTGLFGSVAEMVRVRPGYETAIAAVLGSAADALAAEDFGAARSAVAALKEADGGRAALVFGDWPEAVVAQHDSDAALPEGAVWALDLVEPSPRLRGAIGALLAGVVVVGELSVALDLVAARPRVRVVTTDGDLVGAGLLTGGSDRKPSTLEITSEIDRAKADLVDAERQVGELTAALSGALEEQAARRDAAEDALAALNESDAAISAIYEQLARLGQDARAADEEWQRLIGQRNELEAGRVKTVQELTELEERLRNAQEEPMFDDEPVDRLESVAAAEAARAAEFEARLTVRTAEERANGVRGRADSLRRAAAAEREARLRAQRAREAREYAAAVAAAVAESGRLVAARLATAVAVAGRTRDGLATERSARAEALSRVRREVDELSARLSALTDSLHRDEVAKAQAALRIEQLEQQALEQFGMATDDLVEEYGPHVGLPPTALEMAEYEQAKERGEQVTEPAPMPFDRATQERRAKKAERELTELGRVNPLALEEFAALEERYNFLSTQLEDVKAARKDLLDVITDVDDRILQVFSEAYADVEREFTQVFATLFPGGEGRLLLTNPADMLTTGIEVEARPPGKKIKRLSLLSGGEKSLTAVAMLVAIFRARPSPFYVMDEVEAALDDVNLRRLISLFEQLRERSQLIVITHQKPTMEVADALYGVTMRDDGITTVISQRMRGQELATSPT; the protein is encoded by the coding sequence ATGCATCTCAAGAGTCTGACGCTGAAGGGCTTCAAGTCCTTCGCCTCGCCGACGACTCTGCGCTTCGAACCCGGCATCACGTGCGTGGTCGGTCCCAACGGCTCGGGCAAGTCGAACGTCGTCGATGCGCTGACGTGGGTCATGGGCGAGCAGGGCGCCAAGACGCTGCGCGGCGGCAAGATGGAGGACGTCATCTTCGCCGGCACGTCGTCGCGGGCACCGCTCGGGCGCGCCGAGGTGACGCTGACGATCGACAACTCCGACAACGCCCTGCCGATCGAGTACTCCGAGGTGTCCATCACCCGCCGGATGTTCCGCGACGGCGCAGGCGAATACGAGATCAACGGCAGCAGCTGCCGGCTGATGGACGTGCAAGAGCTCCTCAGCGACTCGGGCATCGGGCGCGAGATGCACGTCATCGTCGGCCAGGGCAAGCTCTCGGAGATCCTGGAGTCGCGCCCGGAGGACCGGCGCGCGTTCATCGAGGAAGCCGCAGGCGTGCTGAAGCATCGCAAGCGCAAGGAGAAGGCGGTCCGCAAGCTCGACTCGATGTCGGCGAACCTGAACCGGCTCTCCGATCTGACCGCCGAGTTGCGGCGCCAGCTCAAACCGCTCGGGCGTCAGGCGGAGATGGCGCGGCGGGCCCAGACCATCCAGGCCGACCTGCGGGATGCCCGGTTGCGGTTGGCCGCCGACGATCTGGTGGCTCGGCGCAACGAATTTCGCGACACGAACCAGGCCGAGACCCTGCTGCGGCGCGAGTACGACGAGATCAGCGCGCGACTGGACACCGCGACGCTGGAACTGACCGCCCACGACACCGCGGTGTCCGAGTTGAGCGGTCGCGCCGAAGCCGCGCAGCAGACGTGGTTTCGGTTGTCCGCCTTGGCCGAACGGGTCGGGGCGACGGTGCGCATCGCTGCCGAGCGCACGCAGCTGCTCGACGCCGACACCGATCGGTCCGAGGGCACCGATCCCGAAGCGCTGGAGGCCGAGGCCGACGAGGTCGCCGCCCACGAACGGCTGCTGCTGGAGGAACTGGCCGAGTCGCGACATCGCCAGGAGGAGGCGCGCGCCGAGCTGAGCGAACGCGAGCGCATCGCCACCGAGGCCGAACGTGCGCACCTCGCGGCGGCCCGCGCCGAGGCCGACCGTCGGGAGGGCCTGGCCAGGCTCGCCGGTCAGGTCGACACGATGCGCACGCGCGTCGAGTCGATCGACGAGGGCGTCGCCCGACTGACCGTCGCCATCGAGGACGCCGCGCTGCGGGTCGAGCAGGCCCGCGCGGAGTTCGACACCGTCCAGAGCCGGGTGGCCGAGCTCGACGCGGGCGAGGTCGGACTCGACGAGCAGCACGACCGCACCATGGCCGCGCAGCGGCAGGCCGACGCGCGCGTGGTCGAGTTGCAGGCGGCCGAGCGCGGCGTCGAACGCCAGGTGGCGTCGCTGCGGGCGCGCATCGATGCGCTCGCGGTCGGATTGGACCGTCGCGACGGTGCGGCGTGGCTGCAGCAGCACGGCGGCACGGGCCTGTTCGGTTCGGTGGCCGAGATGGTGCGCGTCAGACCCGGCTACGAGACGGCCATCGCCGCGGTGCTCGGTTCGGCGGCCGACGCCCTTGCCGCCGAGGACTTCGGTGCGGCCCGCTCGGCCGTCGCCGCGCTCAAGGAGGCCGACGGTGGGCGGGCCGCCCTCGTCTTCGGTGATTGGCCGGAAGCCGTTGTTGCACAGCATGATTCGGATGCGGCCCTACCCGAGGGTGCGGTATGGGCGCTGGACCTGGTGGAGCCGTCGCCCCGGCTGCGCGGCGCAATCGGCGCGCTGCTGGCCGGAGTCGTCGTGGTCGGGGAACTCTCGGTCGCCCTCGACCTGGTGGCCGCGCGCCCCCGGGTGCGGGTCGTCACCACCGATGGTGACCTGGTGGGTGCGGGTCTGCTCACCGGCGGGTCCGACCGCAAACCGAGCACACTGGAGATCACCAGCGAAATCGACAGGGCCAAGGCCGATTTGGTGGACGCCGAACGTCAGGTCGGCGAGCTGACCGCGGCGTTGTCCGGGGCGCTGGAGGAACAGGCTGCGCGGCGCGACGCCGCCGAGGACGCGCTCGCCGCGCTCAACGAATCCGACGCCGCCATCTCGGCGATCTACGAGCAGCTCGCGAGGCTGGGGCAGGACGCCCGCGCCGCCGACGAGGAGTGGCAGCGGCTGATCGGGCAGCGCAACGAGCTGGAGGCCGGCCGGGTCAAGACCGTCCAGGAGCTCACCGAACTCGAGGAGCGCCTGCGCAATGCGCAGGAGGAGCCGATGTTCGACGACGAACCGGTCGACCGTCTGGAGTCGGTGGCGGCGGCCGAGGCGGCCAGGGCGGCCGAGTTCGAAGCGCGGCTGACCGTGCGCACCGCCGAGGAACGCGCGAATGGCGTTCGCGGACGGGCGGATTCACTGCGGCGGGCGGCGGCCGCCGAACGCGAGGCGCGGCTGCGGGCGCAGCGCGCCCGCGAGGCCCGCGAATACGCCGCAGCGGTCGCGGCGGCGGTGGCGGAGTCCGGGCGGCTGGTGGCGGCGCGACTGGCCACCGCGGTGGCGGTCGCGGGCCGGACCCGCGACGGCCTGGCCACCGAACGCAGTGCCCGCGCCGAGGCGCTGAGCCGGGTGCGTCGTGAGGTCGACGAACTGAGCGCGCGGCTGAGCGCCCTGACCGACTCGCTGCACCGCGACGAGGTGGCCAAGGCGCAGGCGGCGCTGCGCATCGAGCAGCTCGAACAGCAGGCGCTGGAGCAGTTCGGCATGGCGACCGACGACCTGGTCGAGGAGTACGGGCCCCACGTCGGGCTGCCTCCCACGGCGCTGGAGATGGCGGAGTACGAGCAGGCCAAGGAACGCGGCGAGCAGGTCACCGAGCCCGCCCCGATGCCGTTCGACCGGGCCACCCAGGAGCGCAGGGCCAAGAAGGCCGAGCGCGAACTCACCGAGCTCGGGCGGGTGAATCCCCTTGCGCTGGAAGAGTTCGCGGCGCTGGAGGAGCGCTACAACTTCCTGTCCACCCAGCTCGAGGACGTCAAGGCCGCCCGCAAGGATCTGCTCGACGTGATCACCGACGTCGACGACCGCATCCTGCAGGTGTTCTCCGAGGCCTACGCCGACGTGGAGCGCGAGTTCACCCAGGTGTTCGCCACGCTGTTCCCCGGCGGGGAGGGACGGCTGCTGCTGACCAACCCCGCCGACATGCTGACCACCGGGATCGAGGTCGAGGCCCGACCGCCCGGCAAGAAGATCAAGCGGTTGTCACTGCTGTCCGGTGGGGAGAAGTCGCTGACCGCGGTCGCGATGCTGGTGGCGATCTTCCGCGCCCGCCCCTCGCCGTTCTACGTCATGGACGAGGTGGAGGCCGCGCTCGACGACGTCAACCTGCGACGGCTGATCAGCCTGTTCGAGCAGCTGCGCGAGCGCTCCCAGCTCATCGTCATCACCCACCAGAAGCCGACCATGGAGGTCGCCGACGCGCTGTACGGCGTCACCATGCGCGACGACGGCATCACCACGGTCATCTCGCAGCGGATGCGCGGCCAGGAGTTGGCCACCTCACCGACCTGA
- the ftsY gene encoding signal recognition particle-docking protein FtsY, whose translation MVLWIAVAVVALLVVVAVVVGLVRYRRRRISLSQSATPSLDERTDKSGGYTASSPISFSQSTTTVEPPRARPGTPLDVEGLPAVGDDATIPRDAPKRSISDVQLPEPPAPEVVEPPAPEPVEPPAPEPVAEAPASEIDAIAPPDGRLERLRGRLSKSQNALGRSMLGLLGGGDLDEDSWEEIEDTLLVADLGPVVTASIITALRARMAATSIRSEADARAVLRDVLISELRPELDRSIKALPHADKPSVLLVVGVNGTGKTTTVGKLARVLVADGRRVVLGAADTFRAAAADQLQSWASRVGAEVVRGPEGADPASVAFDAVDQGVATGADVVVIDTAGRLHTKTGLMDELGKVKRVVSKRAVVDEVLLVLDATIGQNSLPQARVFAEVVEITGVVLTKLDGTAKGGIVFRVQQELGVPVKLVGLGEGSDDLAPFEPAAFVDALLG comes from the coding sequence ATGGTTCTCTGGATCGCCGTCGCGGTCGTCGCCCTGCTCGTCGTGGTGGCGGTGGTCGTCGGCCTGGTGCGGTACCGGCGTCGGCGGATCAGCCTGTCCCAGTCGGCGACGCCATCGCTGGACGAACGCACCGACAAGTCCGGCGGCTACACGGCGTCGTCACCGATCTCGTTCTCGCAGTCGACGACGACGGTCGAGCCGCCCCGAGCCCGGCCGGGGACGCCGCTCGACGTCGAGGGCCTGCCCGCCGTCGGGGACGATGCGACCATCCCGCGCGATGCGCCGAAGCGCTCGATCTCCGACGTCCAGCTCCCCGAGCCGCCCGCCCCCGAGGTCGTCGAGCCGCCCGCCCCCGAGCCGGTCGAGCCGCCGGCTCCCGAGCCGGTCGCCGAGGCGCCGGCCTCAGAGATCGACGCGATCGCGCCGCCCGACGGCAGGCTGGAACGCCTGCGGGGCCGGTTGTCGAAGTCGCAGAACGCCCTCGGCCGCAGCATGCTGGGGCTCCTCGGCGGCGGGGACCTCGACGAGGATTCGTGGGAGGAGATCGAGGACACGCTGCTCGTCGCCGATCTCGGACCCGTCGTCACCGCCTCGATCATCACGGCGCTGCGGGCCAGGATGGCCGCCACCAGCATCCGGTCCGAGGCGGACGCCCGGGCGGTGCTGCGCGACGTGCTGATCTCCGAGCTGCGCCCCGAGCTGGACCGTTCGATCAAGGCCCTGCCGCACGCCGACAAGCCGTCGGTGCTGTTGGTGGTGGGCGTGAACGGCACGGGCAAGACGACGACCGTCGGCAAGCTCGCCCGCGTGCTCGTCGCCGACGGGCGCCGGGTGGTCCTCGGCGCGGCCGACACGTTCCGTGCGGCAGCGGCCGATCAGCTGCAGAGTTGGGCGTCGCGCGTCGGCGCGGAGGTGGTCCGGGGGCCCGAGGGCGCCGACCCCGCGTCGGTCGCCTTCGACGCCGTCGATCAGGGTGTCGCCACCGGCGCCGACGTCGTCGTGATCGACACGGCCGGCCGCCTGCACACCAAGACGGGCCTGATGGACGAGCTCGGCAAGGTCAAGAGGGTGGTATCCAAGCGCGCCGTGGTCGACGAGGTGCTCCTCGTGCTGGATGCCACGATCGGCCAGAACAGCCTGCCCCAGGCGCGCGTGTTCGCCGAGGTCGTCGAGATCACCGGCGTCGTGCTGACCAAGCTCGACGGGACGGCCAAGGGCGGGATCGTCTTCCGCGTGCAGCAGGAACTGGGTGTCCCCGTGAAGCTGGTCGGACTGGGGGAGGGCTCCGACGACCTCGCGCCGTTCGAACCCGCCGCGTTCGTCGACGCCCTACTGGGCTGA
- a CDS encoding ammonium transporter yields the protein MDGFPIMGVPDTGDTAWMLASSALVLLMTPGLAFFYGGMVRAKGVLNMLMMSFSAMGIVTVLWVLYGYSMSFGNDVGNFMGNPTQYFGLKGLIGGNAAAAVAADPATGIAAKAAVDIPLAGTIPQLVFVMFQLMFAIITVALVSGAIADRLKFSAWLVFATLWATFVYFPVAHWVFCFDGFTGAHGGWIANKLHALDFAGGTAVHINSGAAGLALCLVLGKRKGWPGTPMRPHNLPFVMLGAGLLWFGWYGFNAGSALNSNGVAASTFVTTTVATAAAMLAWLVTERIRDGHATSLGAASGAVAGLVVITPSCASVNILGALVIGIVGGAVCALAVGLKFKLGFDDALDVVGVHMIGGLTGTLLIGFVGAPEASAISGVAGVSPGLFYGGGWDQLGRQAIGAFAVMFYSFIVTTILAYILKFTIGLRVDEEDEANGIDEAEHAETGYDFSTVGSSSVLSRAMASEE from the coding sequence GTGGATGGCTTCCCGATAATGGGTGTCCCCGACACGGGGGATACCGCATGGATGCTGGCGAGCTCCGCCTTGGTGTTGCTGATGACACCGGGACTGGCGTTCTTCTACGGCGGCATGGTGCGCGCCAAGGGCGTCTTGAACATGCTGATGATGAGCTTCAGCGCCATGGGGATCGTCACGGTCCTGTGGGTGCTCTACGGCTACTCGATGTCGTTCGGCAACGACGTCGGCAACTTCATGGGCAATCCGACCCAGTACTTCGGGCTGAAGGGCCTCATCGGCGGGAACGCGGCCGCCGCGGTCGCCGCTGACCCCGCCACGGGGATCGCCGCGAAGGCGGCCGTCGACATTCCGCTCGCGGGCACCATTCCTCAGCTGGTCTTCGTGATGTTCCAGCTGATGTTCGCCATCATCACCGTCGCCCTGGTCTCGGGTGCGATCGCCGACCGCCTGAAGTTCAGTGCGTGGCTGGTCTTCGCCACCCTCTGGGCAACGTTCGTCTACTTCCCCGTGGCGCACTGGGTGTTCTGCTTCGACGGCTTCACCGGCGCGCACGGCGGCTGGATCGCCAACAAGCTGCACGCGCTCGACTTCGCCGGTGGAACCGCGGTGCACATCAACTCGGGTGCCGCGGGTCTAGCCCTGTGTCTCGTCCTCGGCAAGCGCAAGGGCTGGCCGGGAACGCCGATGCGGCCGCACAACCTGCCGTTCGTCATGCTCGGCGCCGGCCTGCTGTGGTTCGGGTGGTACGGGTTCAACGCCGGATCCGCCCTGAACTCCAACGGTGTCGCGGCGTCGACGTTCGTCACGACGACGGTGGCCACCGCGGCCGCCATGCTCGCCTGGTTGGTCACGGAGCGGATCCGGGACGGCCACGCCACGTCCCTCGGCGCGGCGTCGGGTGCGGTGGCCGGGTTGGTCGTCATCACGCCCTCGTGCGCCTCGGTCAACATCCTCGGCGCGTTGGTCATCGGCATCGTCGGCGGCGCGGTCTGCGCGCTGGCCGTCGGGTTGAAGTTCAAGCTTGGCTTCGACGATGCGCTCGACGTGGTCGGCGTCCACATGATCGGTGGTCTGACCGGCACCCTGCTGATCGGATTCGTCGGCGCCCCCGAGGCGTCGGCCATCAGCGGCGTCGCCGGCGTCTCACCGGGTCTGTTCTACGGTGGCGGCTGGGATCAGCTGGGTCGACAGGCCATTGGCGCGTTCGCGGTGATGTTCTACTCGTTCATCGTCACGACTATCTTGGCGTACATCCTGAAGTTCACCATCGGTCTGCGGGTCGACGAGGAAGATGAGGCCAACGGCATCGACGAGGCCGAACACGCAGAAACCGGATACGACTTCTCGACAGTGGGCAGCAGCTCGGTGCTCAGCCGCGCTATGGCCTCGGAGGAATGA
- a CDS encoding P-II family nitrogen regulator, which produces MKLITAIVKPFTLEDVKTGLEQAGILGMTVSEVQGYGRQKGHTEVYRGAEYSVDFVPKVRVEVVVDDSAVDKVVDVIVQAARTGKIGDGKVWVSPVDTVVRVRTGERGTDAI; this is translated from the coding sequence ATGAAGCTGATCACAGCCATCGTCAAGCCGTTCACCCTCGAGGACGTCAAGACTGGCCTCGAACAGGCCGGCATCCTCGGGATGACGGTCAGCGAGGTACAGGGTTACGGCCGTCAGAAGGGCCACACCGAGGTCTACCGCGGCGCGGAGTACTCCGTGGACTTCGTGCCGAAGGTGCGGGTCGAGGTCGTCGTCGACGACTCCGCCGTGGACAAGGTGGTCGACGTCATCGTCCAGGCCGCGCGCACCGGCAAGATCGGTGACGGCAAGGTGTGGGTGAGCCCCGTCGACACCGTCGTCCGCGTGCGGACCGGTGAGCGGGGAACCGACGCCATTTGA
- a CDS encoding [protein-PII] uridylyltransferase has product MTKQNPDPAPGASRWEAPAAGSSRPAHDLSTAVEQLLSSGARLDSAALRNALLDLHEFWLTTKAAEIGITPTSGFAIVATGGLGRGELLPYSDLDLTLVHDDMPSDIVSQVAELLWYPLWDANIHIDHSVRTVPEALKVANDDISAGLAMLDARHIAGDADLSALLVGGARRQWRTGIAPRFEELVEHTRARWERSGQIAHRAEPDLKNGRGGLRDVQLLNALAIAQLADAYPSRSLASPTGSLGDAHLALLNVRTELHRVSRRGREMLLAQFADEIGAALHIGDRFDLARMLSDAARTIGYYVDAGIRTASNALPRRGLSALRRPVRRPVDEGVIEYGGEVMLARDARPERDPGLILRVAAASATTGLPMSASTLSRLAATAPELRTPWPRQALKDLLVMLAAGPATVATIEALDRTGLWGRLFPEWGAVRDLPPRDIVHIWTVDRHLAETVSRASAFTTRVARPDLLVLGALVHDIGKGRGGDHSVIGADLATQIGTRLGLWPSDVVLLSKIVRYHLLLPDTATRRDLQDPQTIADVVALLDGDPVLLELLHALAEADSLATGPGVWGDWKASLIGDLVRRCRLVMAGEPLPQPDPIEPRHLELAADGGVHVELVAADSPHVYHVAMIAPDRRGLLSKAAGVLALNSLRVHSASVSVHDGAAINTFVVSPHFGSPPAAELLREQFVLALAGDLDVIGTLERRDRDAAATTTTRAGDIPDAVPINAPAPPRILWFRGTSAGEFVLQIRSTDRAGLLARLTAVIERDGIDITWAKVTTLGSSVVDAFGLVVPALAADDAAPESDHAEARKDLERDLYAVLPTPSPAKTVQEAS; this is encoded by the coding sequence ATGACGAAGCAGAACCCAGATCCCGCCCCCGGGGCCTCTCGATGGGAGGCCCCGGCGGCGGGATCGTCGCGTCCGGCCCACGACCTCTCGACCGCCGTCGAGCAGCTGCTGAGCAGCGGGGCGCGGCTGGACTCCGCCGCGCTGCGCAATGCGCTGCTCGATCTGCACGAATTCTGGCTCACCACCAAGGCGGCCGAGATCGGCATCACGCCGACGAGCGGTTTCGCCATCGTCGCCACGGGCGGTCTCGGCCGGGGCGAACTGCTCCCGTACTCCGACCTCGATCTGACGCTGGTGCACGACGACATGCCCAGCGACATCGTGTCGCAGGTGGCCGAACTGCTCTGGTATCCGTTGTGGGACGCCAACATTCACATCGACCACAGTGTGCGGACGGTGCCCGAGGCGCTCAAGGTCGCCAACGACGACATATCGGCGGGCCTGGCCATGCTCGACGCCAGGCACATCGCGGGTGACGCCGACCTGTCGGCCCTGCTGGTCGGCGGGGCACGGCGCCAGTGGCGCACCGGAATCGCGCCGCGGTTCGAAGAACTCGTCGAGCACACCAGGGCGCGCTGGGAGCGCAGCGGGCAGATCGCCCACCGCGCCGAACCGGATCTGAAGAACGGTCGCGGCGGCCTGCGCGACGTCCAGCTGCTCAACGCGCTGGCGATCGCCCAGCTGGCCGACGCCTACCCGAGCCGCTCGCTGGCGTCGCCGACCGGATCGCTGGGCGACGCGCACCTCGCCCTGCTCAACGTCCGCACCGAACTGCACCGGGTGTCGCGGCGCGGTCGGGAGATGCTGCTGGCGCAATTCGCCGACGAGATCGGTGCCGCGCTGCACATCGGCGATCGCTTCGACCTGGCGCGGATGCTCAGCGACGCGGCCCGCACCATCGGCTACTACGTCGACGCCGGCATCCGCACGGCGTCGAATGCCTTGCCGCGCCGCGGTTTGTCGGCGCTGCGGCGGCCGGTGCGCCGGCCCGTCGACGAAGGTGTCATCGAGTATGGCGGTGAGGTCATGCTGGCCCGCGACGCCCGGCCGGAGCGCGACCCGGGGTTGATCCTGCGCGTGGCCGCCGCGTCGGCGACCACCGGGCTGCCGATGTCGGCGTCGACGCTGAGCCGACTGGCCGCGACCGCACCGGAACTGCGCACGCCGTGGCCACGCCAGGCGCTCAAGGACCTGCTGGTGATGCTGGCCGCGGGTCCCGCGACCGTGGCCACGATCGAGGCACTGGATCGAACGGGCTTGTGGGGCAGGCTCTTTCCCGAGTGGGGCGCCGTGCGGGACCTCCCGCCGCGCGACATCGTCCACATCTGGACCGTCGACCGTCATCTTGCCGAAACCGTCTCGCGCGCAAGCGCTTTCACCACCCGGGTGGCGCGGCCGGACCTCCTGGTGCTCGGCGCGCTGGTCCACGACATCGGCAAGGGACGCGGCGGGGACCACAGCGTCATCGGCGCCGACCTGGCCACCCAGATCGGCACCCGGCTCGGCCTGTGGCCGTCCGACGTCGTCCTGCTGTCCAAGATCGTCCGCTACCACCTGCTGCTGCCCGACACGGCCACCCGCCGCGACCTGCAGGATCCGCAGACCATCGCCGACGTCGTGGCGCTACTCGACGGCGATCCGGTGCTGCTGGAGCTGCTGCACGCCCTCGCCGAGGCCGACTCCCTGGCCACCGGCCCCGGGGTCTGGGGCGACTGGAAGGCCTCGCTCATCGGCGATCTGGTGCGGCGCTGCCGGTTGGTGATGGCCGGCGAACCGCTGCCCCAACCCGACCCGATCGAGCCGCGGCACCTCGAACTGGCGGCCGACGGCGGCGTGCACGTCGAACTCGTCGCGGCCGACAGCCCGCACGTCTACCACGTCGCGATGATCGCGCCGGACCGACGCGGGTTGCTGTCCAAGGCCGCGGGCGTGCTGGCGCTGAACTCGCTACGCGTGCACTCCGCCTCGGTCAGCGTCCACGACGGCGCCGCGATCAACACGTTCGTCGTCTCACCGCACTTCGGCTCACCGCCCGCGGCCGAGCTGTTGCGCGAACAGTTCGTGCTCGCGCTGGCCGGTGACCTCGACGTGATCGGCACCCTGGAGCGCCGCGACCGCGACGCCGCCGCGACCACCACGACGAGGGCGGGGGACATCCCCGACGCCGTGCCGATCAACGCGCCCGCGCCGCCGCGCATCCTGTGGTTCCGGGGGACGTCGGCCGGCGAATTCGTCCTGCAGATCCGCAGCACGGACCGGGCCGGGTTGCTGGCCCGGCTGACGGCGGTCATCGAGCGCGACGGCATCGACATCACCTGGGCGAAGGTCACCACGCTCGGGTCGTCGGTGGTGGACGCGTTCGGTCTGGTGGTGCCCGCGCTGGCCGCCGACGACGCCGCCCCCGAATCCGACCACGCCGAGGCGCGCAAGGATCTGGAGCGCGATCTCTACGCCGTGCTGCCCACTCCGAGCCCGGCCAAGACGGTGCAGGAAGCCAGCTAG
- the ffh gene encoding signal recognition particle protein, translated as MFESLSDRLTGALSGLRGKGRLTDADIDATAREIRLALLEADVSLPVVRAFIARIKDRAKGAEVSGALNPAQQVVKIVNDELVGILGGETRTVRYAKTPPTVVMLAGLQGSGKTTLAGKLAKWFKGQGHTPLLVACDLQRPGAVNQLRIVGERAGVAVFAPHAGTVEGSDDSTPGDPVSVAAAGLAEARAKHFDVVIVDTAGRLGIDEELMGQAAAIRDAVDPDEVLFVLDSMIGQDAVTTAEAFREGVGFTGVVLTKLDGDARGGAALSVREITGVPILFASNGEKLDDFDVFHPDRMASRILGMGDVLTLIEQAEQHFDAQKAEEAAAKIGSGELTLEDFLEQMLMIRKMGPIGNLLGMLPGAGQMKDALAAVDDTQLDRVQAIIRGMTPAERADPKIINASRRLRIANGSGVTVSEVNSLVDRFFDARKMMSQMAGQMGMPFGRKGSPRKAAKGKNKQAGKKKGNRGPTPAKTPNPLAAGGLPAGFPDLSNMPKGLDELPPGLANIDLSKLKFPGQK; from the coding sequence GTGTTCGAATCGCTCTCCGACCGATTGACCGGGGCCCTCAGCGGATTGCGCGGCAAGGGCCGGCTCACCGACGCCGACATCGATGCCACCGCCCGCGAGATCCGGCTGGCCCTGCTCGAGGCCGACGTCTCGCTGCCCGTCGTCCGCGCCTTCATCGCCAGGATCAAGGACCGCGCCAAGGGCGCCGAGGTCTCCGGTGCGCTGAACCCGGCCCAGCAGGTCGTCAAGATCGTCAACGACGAGCTCGTCGGCATCCTCGGCGGTGAGACCAGGACCGTCCGCTACGCCAAGACGCCGCCGACCGTCGTCATGCTGGCCGGCCTGCAGGGCTCGGGCAAGACGACGCTGGCGGGCAAGCTCGCGAAGTGGTTCAAGGGCCAGGGGCACACGCCGCTGCTGGTGGCCTGCGACCTGCAGCGCCCCGGCGCGGTCAACCAGCTGCGGATCGTCGGCGAACGCGCGGGCGTTGCGGTCTTCGCGCCGCACGCGGGCACCGTCGAGGGCTCCGACGACTCGACCCCCGGGGACCCCGTCTCGGTGGCCGCGGCCGGGCTCGCGGAGGCCAGGGCCAAGCACTTCGACGTCGTCATCGTCGACACCGCGGGCCGCCTCGGCATCGACGAGGAGCTGATGGGGCAGGCCGCCGCCATCCGCGATGCGGTCGACCCGGACGAGGTGCTCTTCGTCCTCGACTCGATGATCGGCCAGGACGCCGTCACGACCGCCGAGGCCTTCCGCGAGGGCGTCGGCTTCACCGGCGTCGTGCTGACGAAGCTGGACGGCGACGCCCGCGGCGGCGCTGCGCTGTCGGTCCGCGAGATCACCGGCGTCCCGATCCTGTTCGCCTCCAACGGCGAGAAGCTCGACGACTTCGACGTCTTCCACCCCGACCGGATGGCGAGCCGCATCCTCGGCATGGGCGACGTGCTCACGCTCATCGAGCAGGCCGAGCAGCACTTCGACGCGCAGAAGGCCGAGGAGGCCGCGGCCAAGATCGGCTCGGGTGAGCTGACGCTGGAGGACTTCCTCGAGCAGATGCTGATGATCCGCAAGATGGGACCCATCGGCAATCTGCTGGGCATGCTGCCGGGCGCGGGTCAGATGAAGGACGCCCTGGCCGCCGTCGACGACACCCAGCTCGACCGCGTGCAGGCCATCATCCGCGGCATGACTCCCGCCGAGCGGGCCGACCCGAAGATCATCAACGCGTCGCGCCGGCTGCGGATCGCGAACGGTTCGGGCGTGACGGTCTCGGAGGTGAACTCACTCGTCGACCGCTTCTTCGACGCCCGCAAGATGATGTCGCAGATGGCCGGGCAGATGGGAATGCCGTTCGGCCGCAAGGGTTCTCCGCGCAAGGCGGCCAAGGGCAAGAACAAGCAGGCGGGAAAGAAGAAGGGCAACAGGGGGCCCACGCCCGCCAAGACGCCGAATCCCCTGGCCGCCGGGGGACTGCCCGCGGGCTTCCCCGACCTGTCGAACATGCCGAAGGGGCTCGACGAGCTGCCGCCCGGACTGGCCAACATCGACCTGTCCAAGCTGAAGTTCCCCGGCCAGAAGTAG